One Brassica oleracea var. oleracea cultivar TO1000 chromosome C7, BOL, whole genome shotgun sequence genomic window carries:
- the LOC106302455 gene encoding uncharacterized protein LOC106302455, with protein MEDVLSRAWAQVKWEEDVTSRAKVQQKQDPKMTRPDRTERDEKPSQRPARDFGNRNRGREFLSEKAKSHLSKKTTGKPTGAAPVSPPRQGRVIHVISGGSEISGISHAAAKKSTWNAKHGLEAAKPKRLLLGTDEISFTAKEQEKVLTPHHDTMFISLSVANCLVKMIMVDNGSSGNIIFQATYKDLGLDEGGLTRRTTPLIGFSGEVNDVKSFRDS; from the exons ATGGAAGACGTCCTATCTCGAGCCTGGGCGCAGGTCAAATGGGAGGAAGACGTCACCAGCCGTGCCAAGGTGCAACAAAAGCAAGATCCCAAGATGACCAGACCAGACCGAACAGAGCGAGACGAGAAACCCTCTCAAAGACCAGCTAGGGACTTTGGGAATCGAAACCGGGGCAG GGAGTTCCTTTCCGAGAAGGCCAAGAGCCATCTAAGCAAGAAGACAACGGGTAAGCCCACTGGAGCTGCTCCCGTCTCGCCACCGCGACAGGGCCGAGTGATCCATGTCATCTCGGGCGGTTCGGAAATCAGCGGCATAAGCCATGCAGCCGCGAAGAAAAGCACTTGGAACGCCAAGCACGGCCTAGAGGCAGCTAAGCCAAAACGCCTGCTCCTAGGAACAGACGAGATAAGTTTCACAGCCAAGGAGCAGGAGAAAGTCCTCACTCCTCACCACGACACCATGTTTATCTCGCTCTCTGTAGCGAACTGCCTGGTAAAAATGATAATGGTAGATAATGGAAGCTCAGGCAACATCATCTTCCAGGCCACATATAAGGACCTGGGGCTGGACGAAGGCGGTCTAACTCGAAGGACAACCCCCCTTATAGGGTTCAGCGGGGAGGTCAATGATGTTAAGAGTTTTCGAGACTCTTAA